From the Myxococcales bacterium genome, one window contains:
- a CDS encoding DUF2490 domain-containing protein encodes MIVRRPHTPLRHRALRLIAVAATLVVLAARPAHAQSDSQLWLEAGVSHDVGARVTLSFDQHVRFDDGMSRLGALMPEPGVSVRAARWLRLGAGYRMQYERNNNGDLELRHRLQLAARARADLTKAIRVEYRLQFQEQYRPDAKTTRRHSLRNRVGIEYRGVRPWTPAASLELHHDLDNGDTIHLDKVWLTFGVGRALGRGEVEAYYRAELPQYDAADPTLHILGLSYHHEL; translated from the coding sequence ATGATCGTGCGCCGCCCCCACACGCCCCTACGTCACCGCGCCCTGCGCCTGATCGCCGTCGCGGCGACGCTGGTCGTGCTGGCCGCCCGCCCGGCGCACGCCCAGTCGGACAGCCAGCTGTGGCTCGAGGCCGGGGTCAGCCACGACGTCGGCGCGCGCGTGACGCTGTCGTTCGACCAGCACGTCCGGTTCGACGACGGCATGAGCCGGCTCGGGGCGCTCATGCCCGAGCCCGGCGTCAGCGTCCGGGCCGCGCGCTGGCTCCGCCTCGGCGCCGGCTACCGCATGCAGTACGAGCGCAACAACAACGGCGACCTCGAGCTGCGCCACCGGCTCCAGCTGGCCGCGCGCGCGCGCGCCGACCTGACCAAGGCGATCCGCGTCGAGTACCGGCTGCAGTTCCAGGAGCAGTACCGCCCCGACGCCAAGACCACGCGCCGCCACAGCCTCCGCAACCGCGTCGGGATCGAGTACCGCGGGGTGCGGCCGTGGACGCCGGCCGCGTCGCTCGAGCTCCACCACGATCTCGACAACGGCGACACGATCCACCTCGACAAGGTCTGGCTGACGTTCGGCGTCGGCCGCGCGCTCGGGCGCGGCGAGGTCGAGGCCTACTACCGGGCCGAGCTGCCGCAGTACGACGCCGCGGATCCGACGCTGCACATCCTCGGCCTCAGCTACCACCACGAGCTGTGA
- a CDS encoding serine/threonine protein phosphatase gives MQKRAEPTTATDGGGGRTSEIVDLLLTVGYIDGVFHQREQVFIQRYLDSVLLVLEASSGGTPEQRAQLRASFNAHFADLYAQLNALIARLSVEVMTSGDPSYVPTRLKVRAVTIFRAFNSAEQTTALELVRALMHADGLISQPEQLLYDELLTYFTAPSKPPATRAAAALAPTLIGAPAVSAPHAGPVTVAAPHWLELKALAHPLLDPLEQTYSPHPVELQAQVALDYQLVSQAMTAWHRLRVVGDGRLANITDVGQLPAGAQFLDRHVHVLRPNRPIELVVLGDLHGCYSCLKAALLQTNFVNRVWAHQWDPDHHPDVKLVLLGDYIDRGRFSFDGVLRAVLQLFVAMPDHVIVLRGNHEYFHSSEGRVWSGVHPAEALASLSPHVPREMLEAYRILFEHMPTSCLFDRTLFVHGGIPRDDTFAARYRDLSSLNDPELWFQMMWSDPEQVDHIPVELQRQNPRFSFGRDQFRAFMERVGVHTMIRGHEKIDRGFDVVFDVADRLLLNLFSAGGHDNRDLPIDGSYRSVTPMALTVLHDARGQRAIPWPINYQPFNYEVHNGLHRPAPLLEFRYT, from the coding sequence GTGCAGAAGCGCGCTGAACCGACCACCGCGACCGACGGCGGTGGCGGCCGGACATCCGAGATCGTCGATCTGCTGCTCACCGTCGGGTACATCGACGGGGTCTTCCATCAGCGCGAGCAGGTCTTCATCCAGCGCTACCTGGACTCAGTGCTGCTCGTGCTCGAGGCGTCGAGCGGCGGGACGCCGGAGCAGCGGGCGCAGCTCCGGGCCTCGTTCAACGCGCACTTCGCCGACCTCTACGCGCAGCTCAACGCGCTGATCGCGCGGCTCAGCGTCGAGGTGATGACCAGCGGCGATCCCAGCTACGTGCCGACCCGCCTGAAGGTCCGCGCGGTCACGATCTTTCGCGCCTTCAACTCGGCCGAGCAGACCACGGCCCTCGAGCTGGTGCGGGCGCTGATGCACGCGGACGGCCTGATCAGCCAGCCCGAGCAGCTGCTGTACGACGAGCTGCTCACCTACTTCACGGCGCCGAGCAAGCCGCCCGCGACCCGGGCCGCCGCCGCGCTGGCCCCGACCCTGATCGGCGCGCCGGCGGTGTCGGCGCCCCACGCGGGCCCGGTCACGGTCGCGGCGCCGCACTGGCTCGAGCTCAAGGCGCTCGCCCACCCGCTGCTCGATCCGCTCGAGCAGACCTACTCGCCGCACCCGGTCGAGCTCCAGGCCCAGGTCGCGCTCGACTACCAGCTGGTGTCGCAGGCGATGACCGCGTGGCACCGCCTGCGCGTCGTCGGCGACGGCCGGCTCGCGAACATCACCGACGTCGGCCAGCTCCCCGCCGGCGCGCAGTTCCTCGATCGCCACGTCCACGTGCTGCGCCCGAACCGGCCGATCGAGCTGGTCGTGCTCGGCGATCTCCACGGCTGCTACAGCTGCCTCAAGGCGGCGCTGCTCCAGACCAACTTCGTCAACCGGGTCTGGGCCCACCAGTGGGATCCCGACCACCACCCCGACGTCAAGCTGGTGCTGCTCGGCGACTACATCGACCGCGGCCGGTTCAGCTTCGACGGCGTGCTGCGGGCGGTGCTGCAGCTGTTCGTGGCCATGCCCGACCACGTCATCGTCCTGCGCGGCAACCACGAGTACTTCCACTCGTCCGAGGGCCGGGTCTGGAGCGGCGTCCACCCGGCCGAGGCGCTGGCGTCGCTGTCGCCGCACGTGCCGCGCGAGATGCTCGAGGCCTACCGGATCCTGTTCGAGCACATGCCGACGTCGTGCCTGTTCGATCGCACGCTGTTCGTGCACGGCGGCATCCCCCGCGACGACACCTTCGCGGCGCGCTACCGCGACCTGTCGAGCCTCAACGATCCCGAGCTGTGGTTCCAGATGATGTGGAGCGACCCCGAGCAGGTCGATCACATCCCGGTCGAGCTCCAGCGCCAGAACCCGCGCTTCAGCTTCGGCCGCGATCAGTTCCGCGCGTTCATGGAGCGGGTCGGCGTCCACACGATGATCCGCGGCCACGAGAAGATCGATCGCGGCTTCGACGTGGTCTTCGACGTGGCCGACCGGCTCCTGCTCAACCTGTTCTCGGCCGGCGGCCACGACAACCGCGACCTGCCGATCGACGGCTCGTACCGCTCGGTCACGCCGATGGCGCTGACGGTCCTGCACGACGCGCGCGGGCAGCGGGCGATCCCGTGGCCGATCAACTACCAGCCGTTCAACTACGAGGTCCACAACGGCCTCCACCGCCCGGCGCCGCTGCTCGAGTTCCGCTACACCTGA
- a CDS encoding SRPBCC family protein yields the protein MSTASKFVPRAPEACWRHFTDAATLTGWVPGLRRARVVTSYPGGLAHEVAFEFAASRTYSLVYSYDVEARAVSWAPRMGQRDAVRGSARFDAEDHGTRVTYTTEDGDGRTAADRALDAPHALLESFVRWMVAAR from the coding sequence ATGTCCACGGCCAGCAAGTTCGTGCCGCGCGCGCCCGAGGCGTGCTGGCGCCACTTCACCGACGCCGCGACCCTGACGGGCTGGGTGCCGGGCCTGCGCCGTGCGCGCGTCGTCACGAGCTATCCGGGCGGGCTGGCCCACGAGGTCGCGTTCGAGTTCGCGGCCTCGCGCACGTACTCGCTGGTCTACAGCTACGACGTCGAGGCGCGCGCGGTGAGCTGGGCGCCGCGGATGGGCCAGCGCGACGCCGTGCGCGGCTCGGCCCGGTTCGACGCCGAGGACCACGGCACCCGCGTCACCTACACGACCGAGGACGGCGACGGGCGCACCGCGGCCGATCGGGCGCTCGACGCGCCCCACGCGCTGCTCGAGAGCTTCGTGCGCTGGATGGTCGCGGCCCGGTGA
- a CDS encoding Zn-dependent hydrolase, with protein MKPTSKRVIADLEELAERTTDARGAQRVAWGPVWREARAWYTAKLKAELGLVPHRDGAGNLWATLPGASTRSLVIGSHLDSVPGGGWLDGCLGVLAGLEVLRRAKAAGTPPLTLHLVDWADEEGARFGRSLAGSAASAGTLDAEAELAHLTDRAGVKLPDALAENGVTLAGMGTARAYFDTLDAIAYLELHIEQGPVLEDLRKPTGVVLGTMGVERYNLRFVGQAAHSGAAPIHLRKDAFLAAAQFALACRDISVKYSGKTPRTRVVATCGVVKVEPNFVTAVPGSTEISIDLRALDGKVLAKMLADARTAATRAARAHKVEVSWSPLLHISPRPFDETLMKFARVAIKEITGAAPELPSGPLHDAAEMAGVVPTAMVFAQSSPGISHTRLEDTPRPALDKSIRAFLLAVDRTIAHLATPPTPRSPTRPPRRPPARARR; from the coding sequence ATGAAGCCGACCTCCAAGCGGGTGATCGCGGATCTCGAGGAGCTGGCCGAGCGGACCACCGACGCGCGCGGCGCGCAGCGGGTGGCGTGGGGCCCGGTCTGGCGCGAGGCCCGCGCCTGGTACACGGCCAAGCTCAAGGCCGAGCTGGGCCTGGTGCCGCACCGGGACGGCGCCGGCAACCTGTGGGCGACGCTGCCGGGCGCGTCGACGAGGAGCCTGGTGATCGGCAGCCACCTCGACTCGGTGCCGGGCGGCGGCTGGCTCGACGGCTGCCTGGGCGTGCTGGCCGGCCTCGAGGTCCTGCGCCGGGCCAAGGCCGCTGGCACACCGCCGCTCACGCTGCACCTGGTCGACTGGGCCGACGAGGAGGGCGCGCGGTTCGGGCGCAGCCTGGCCGGCTCGGCGGCGTCGGCCGGGACCCTCGACGCCGAGGCCGAGCTCGCGCACCTCACCGATCGCGCCGGCGTCAAGCTGCCCGACGCGCTCGCCGAGAACGGCGTCACGCTGGCCGGCATGGGCACCGCGCGCGCGTACTTCGACACGCTCGACGCGATCGCCTACCTCGAGCTCCACATCGAGCAGGGCCCGGTGCTCGAGGACCTGCGCAAGCCGACCGGGGTCGTGCTCGGCACGATGGGCGTCGAGCGCTACAACCTGCGCTTCGTCGGCCAGGCCGCGCACTCGGGCGCGGCGCCGATCCACCTGCGCAAGGACGCGTTCCTGGCCGCGGCCCAGTTCGCGCTGGCGTGCCGCGACATCAGCGTCAAGTACTCCGGCAAGACCCCGCGCACGCGCGTCGTCGCGACCTGCGGCGTCGTCAAGGTCGAGCCCAACTTCGTCACCGCCGTGCCGGGCTCGACCGAGATCTCGATCGACCTGCGCGCCCTCGACGGCAAGGTCCTGGCGAAGATGCTGGCCGACGCGCGCACGGCCGCGACCCGGGCCGCGCGCGCCCACAAGGTCGAGGTGAGCTGGAGCCCGCTGCTCCACATCTCGCCGCGGCCGTTCGACGAGACCCTGATGAAGTTCGCGCGCGTGGCGATCAAGGAGATCACCGGCGCCGCGCCCGAGCTCCCGTCGGGGCCGCTCCACGACGCCGCCGAGATGGCCGGCGTCGTGCCGACCGCGATGGTGTTCGCCCAGAGCAGCCCCGGCATCTCGCACACGCGCCTCGAGGACACCCCGCGCCCCGCGCTCGACAAGTCGATCCGGGCGTTCCTGCTCGCGGTCGACCGCACGATCGCCCACCTGGCGACGCCGCCGACGCCGCGGTCGCCGACCCGGCCGCCGCGCCGCCCGCCCGCCCGCGCCCGTCGCTAG